One window from the genome of Mucilaginibacter ginsenosidivorans encodes:
- a CDS encoding SusC/RagA family TonB-linked outer membrane protein has translation MKYFKHLKGVRDKYWLFKSLLIMKLIFVFLVIFNLQSLANVYSQQKVTINLKSADFKKIISAIQDQTNYHFVFSERKIPPAKNISINVQNENVTSVLDQLLANSEFTYTQLSNNLIVITGKNDVVNNKVVTGKVVDEQGVSLPGVSVKVKGTTTGTVSDINGGFSINVPDDAVLVISYLGYETQEVPVGGKTSITVTLVASSKSLNEVVVTALGIKKDERKLGYSVSTVNGSDLDKAKESNVAYSLEGRVAGLSISGTNGGPGSSARILLRGVTSFSAGSPLFVINGVPMDNTQRGASGEWGGADYGDGIANINPDDIESMTVLKGQAASALYGSRAANGVILITTKGGKKNSNFGVEFNTNYQADKPVDNTDFQTTYGQGQFGNKPLNAADALNDGSLAWGAKLDGSMVPQFDGKDHPYSLPSKNYIGFYRTGYTFTNTASFTGGSETGAFRLSVSDLNNHSIVPNSGLDRKTFNFNGSQSVTKKFDVNVVANYIVDNENNRPGLSDGPGNPNNVQFIAPNEDYRILAPGYDATGKETSFTNDIYVTNPYFAAYKFSSVTSRTRLISSLSGKYNILNWLYLQGRLGYDNINDKRIDITPTGTAYVSGNGSISQTNSQITELNSDVLINAKHDLIKNWVNLDLSVGGNIRKNTVDGTNINGGNFIIPYFYSLTNLPSRSSGYSGTPGQLQTNSAYYTADFAIKDYLVLSTTGRYDVYSTLPSSNRSIFSPSVSGSFIFSDLYHINGLDFGKVRLSYAQTSGQPANLYATAVYYNINNSINGIPAGGFSQQLPNLFLKPYTLDEIEAGTEMKFWGDRFGFDLTYFARKTHNEIINGSIDISSGYTNQYLGTGSTQNRGIELEIHGTPYRTSDFSWTPSFNFTYVSNKILHTDVQNNNVGFGTYRPLNASLALVVGMAGPQVMANDYKRDASGQIVYDSSGLPEATGLKPMGSTVPKIYGGLNNSFNYKQFNLSFLVDYRFGNKILSATNYYAIYRGLDKMTLPGRDGGVVGAGVTESGSANTTNVNAQTYYQALAQRVSALNVLDGSFIKLRQVTFGYSLPKSLMVGTPFSTVQLSFVARNLWTIMKHTDNIDPESGFSPDIRYAGIEGTSLPSTRTFGLNLNFKFKN, from the coding sequence ATGAAATATTTTAAACACCTGAAGGGTGTAAGAGATAAATATTGGCTATTTAAGTCTCTATTGATAATGAAATTGATATTTGTGTTTTTGGTAATATTCAACCTGCAATCATTAGCTAATGTTTATTCCCAGCAAAAAGTAACCATAAACCTGAAATCGGCCGATTTTAAAAAGATCATCTCTGCTATTCAGGATCAAACGAATTACCATTTCGTTTTTAGTGAACGTAAAATACCCCCTGCAAAAAACATTTCGATTAATGTACAGAATGAAAATGTTACCTCTGTTCTTGATCAATTGCTCGCGAATTCCGAGTTTACCTACACTCAATTGAGTAATAACCTGATAGTTATTACCGGTAAAAATGATGTTGTTAACAACAAAGTGGTTACCGGTAAAGTGGTTGACGAACAAGGAGTTTCGTTACCCGGCGTTTCCGTTAAGGTAAAAGGAACTACTACCGGGACAGTTTCTGATATTAACGGTGGGTTTTCCATCAATGTGCCGGATGACGCGGTATTGGTAATTTCTTACCTCGGCTACGAGACTCAGGAAGTACCTGTAGGCGGTAAGACATCTATTACCGTAACACTCGTTGCATCAAGCAAAAGCCTTAACGAAGTTGTGGTGACGGCTTTGGGTATCAAGAAAGATGAAAGAAAATTAGGCTATTCAGTATCTACGGTAAACGGCAGCGATCTGGATAAAGCTAAAGAATCCAACGTAGCCTATTCACTTGAAGGCCGCGTTGCAGGTTTAAGTATCAGCGGTACCAATGGTGGTCCTGGTTCATCAGCCCGTATTTTGTTACGCGGTGTGACCAGTTTCAGCGCAGGTTCGCCTTTATTTGTTATTAACGGCGTGCCAATGGATAACACTCAAAGAGGCGCATCGGGCGAATGGGGCGGTGCTGACTATGGGGACGGTATAGCCAACATCAATCCGGACGATATTGAGAGCATGACCGTTCTGAAAGGACAGGCTGCATCGGCTCTTTACGGTTCTCGTGCTGCCAACGGCGTTATCCTGATAACTACCAAAGGTGGTAAGAAGAATTCTAATTTCGGTGTTGAATTTAACACCAACTACCAGGCAGATAAACCGGTAGATAACACCGATTTCCAAACTACTTACGGCCAGGGCCAATTCGGCAACAAACCATTAAATGCTGCCGACGCTCTGAATGATGGCAGCCTTGCATGGGGTGCCAAACTCGACGGCTCTATGGTGCCGCAGTTTGATGGTAAAGACCATCCATATTCATTGCCATCGAAAAACTATATCGGTTTTTACAGAACAGGATACACTTTCACTAACACAGCTTCATTTACAGGCGGTAGTGAAACAGGTGCTTTCCGTTTATCAGTATCCGACCTGAATAACCATTCTATTGTACCTAATAGTGGCCTGGACAGGAAAACATTCAACTTCAACGGTTCGCAATCGGTAACCAAAAAGTTCGATGTAAACGTAGTGGCAAACTACATCGTTGATAATGAAAACAACAGACCAGGTTTGAGCGACGGTCCGGGTAACCCGAATAACGTTCAGTTTATAGCTCCGAACGAAGATTACCGTATTCTTGCGCCAGGTTATGACGCTACAGGTAAAGAAACCTCGTTTACGAACGATATCTATGTTACAAACCCTTACTTTGCTGCTTACAAATTCTCGAGCGTAACAAGCAGGACACGTTTGATAAGCTCGTTGTCGGGTAAATACAACATCCTTAACTGGTTATACCTGCAGGGCCGTTTGGGTTATGACAATATCAACGACAAGCGAATTGACATTACGCCGACCGGAACTGCTTATGTAAGCGGAAACGGTAGTATATCACAGACCAACAGCCAGATAACAGAATTGAACTCTGACGTGCTGATCAATGCAAAGCACGACCTGATCAAAAACTGGGTTAATTTAGATCTGTCTGTGGGTGGTAACATCCGTAAGAATACGGTTGACGGCACCAATATCAACGGTGGTAACTTTATTATCCCTTACTTCTACAGTTTGACCAACCTTCCAAGCAGAAGCAGTGGTTATTCGGGTACACCTGGTCAGTTGCAGACAAACTCGGCTTACTATACTGCTGACTTTGCCATCAAAGATTACCTTGTGCTAAGTACAACAGGCCGTTATGACGTTTACAGCACCCTGCCATCGAGCAACCGGAGTATATTTTCGCCGTCTGTTTCAGGTAGCTTTATTTTCTCTGACCTGTATCACATCAATGGCCTCGACTTTGGTAAGGTGCGTTTATCTTATGCACAAACCAGCGGTCAGCCTGCAAACCTGTATGCAACTGCGGTATATTATAATATCAACAACTCCATTAACGGCATCCCCGCAGGTGGTTTCAGCCAGCAGTTACCAAACTTGTTCTTAAAACCATATACATTGGACGAAATTGAAGCTGGTACCGAAATGAAATTCTGGGGCGACCGTTTTGGATTTGACCTGACCTATTTTGCACGTAAAACGCATAATGAGATAATCAACGGCAGTATCGACATCTCGAGCGGTTATACAAACCAGTATCTGGGTACAGGATCTACTCAAAACAGGGGTATCGAATTAGAAATTCATGGTACACCGTACCGGACATCAGATTTCAGCTGGACACCATCATTTAACTTCACTTACGTATCCAACAAAATTTTGCACACCGACGTGCAGAACAATAATGTAGGTTTCGGAACGTATCGTCCGTTGAATGCCAGCCTTGCACTTGTTGTAGGTATGGCAGGCCCGCAGGTAATGGCTAACGATTACAAGCGCGATGCATCGGGCCAGATAGTTTATGATTCAAGCGGCTTGCCTGAAGCAACCGGGTTGAAACCAATGGGTAGTACAGTACCGAAAATTTATGGTGGTTTGAACAACAGCTTTAATTACAAGCAATTCAATTTATCATTCCTTGTTGATTACCGGTTTGGTAACAAGATACTGTCTGCAACCAACTATTACGCAATTTACCGCGGTTTAGACAAAATGACTCTTCCCGGTCGTGATGGTGGTGTTGTAGGTGCAGGTGTGACTGAATCCGGTTCAGCAAATACTACAAATGTTAATGCACAAACCTATTATCAGGCTTTGGCCCAAAGAGTTTCGGCTCTGAACGTTCTGGATGGCAGCTTTATAAAACTGCGCCAGGTAACTTTTGGTTACTCTCTTCCAAAAAGCTTGATGGTTGGAACTCCATTTAGCACAGTTCAGCTGTCTTTCGTAGCTCGTAACCTGTGGACCATTATGAAGCATACTGATAATATCGATCCGGAATCCGGCTTCTCTCCTGACATCAGGTATGCCGGAATCGAAGGCACAAGCCTACCATCTACCCGGACCTTTGGCTTAAACTTAAACTTCAAATTTAAAAACTAA
- a CDS encoding SusD/RagB family nutrient-binding outer membrane lipoprotein — translation MKKRLIYSCLVMAGVSLSVGCTKNFDKLNTNPNATSSSLFNPNFLMSQAQIQFSNTGYDQLLYQSMWSQSLAGTYNYYSNGDKYVYGGSFQDYKSRTWNTSYGAATLVYEMKNLVAGNAAYSNLDNCGSILLVMMFERITDAYGDIPYSQALQAKAGVSQPVFDTQESIYKDMLDKLATATAALDATKAAPTADLFYGGDISKWKKLGYSLMLRVAMRLTKVDAATAQKYAEMAYAGGAMSSVADDAKVYTDYSNGNGNSDAAALLVTDDFREVRWSATLMNYLQSTNDPRISAVGEVSAGTGKAANQNEAPGVSTAALQIGMPNGYDQNGGATDISHAPNYPGTSPADPSVSGDAAAPDGKYSRPRFAVYDDRNRANYIITYGETELLFAEAATLGWNTGTAATHYANALTADMLTLAQLNKTAQAVVDPTAITTYVAAHPLVPATALQQINMEYFVETSTTFNFNETWANWRRSGFPVLTPVTYPGQFTDGSIPRRMEYPVSLPSTNGANYNAAVGKLTGGDLFTSRVWWDK, via the coding sequence ATGAAAAAACGACTTATATATAGTTGCCTCGTAATGGCGGGCGTTTCTCTTAGTGTTGGATGTACGAAAAACTTCGATAAACTAAATACTAATCCAAATGCTACGAGCTCGAGCCTGTTCAATCCAAACTTCCTGATGTCGCAGGCTCAAATACAGTTCTCAAATACCGGTTATGACCAGTTGTTGTATCAAAGCATGTGGTCGCAATCACTTGCCGGTACTTATAACTACTATAGCAACGGTGATAAATATGTATACGGCGGAAGTTTCCAGGATTATAAAAGCCGTACCTGGAACACAAGCTATGGAGCTGCTACGCTGGTTTATGAAATGAAGAATTTAGTGGCCGGAAATGCAGCTTACAGTAATCTTGACAATTGTGGTAGCATATTATTGGTAATGATGTTTGAACGGATTACTGATGCCTATGGCGACATTCCTTATTCGCAGGCGTTGCAGGCGAAAGCAGGTGTTTCTCAGCCCGTGTTTGATACACAAGAGAGCATCTACAAGGATATGTTAGATAAGCTTGCTACAGCAACAGCTGCACTTGACGCGACAAAAGCGGCGCCTACCGCCGACTTATTTTATGGCGGTGATATATCGAAATGGAAAAAGCTGGGTTATTCATTAATGTTAAGGGTTGCCATGCGCTTAACCAAAGTCGATGCAGCAACTGCTCAGAAATATGCTGAAATGGCTTATGCCGGCGGAGCTATGTCCTCGGTTGCTGACGACGCCAAAGTATATACCGACTACTCCAATGGCAACGGTAACTCGGATGCTGCAGCTTTGTTGGTTACCGACGACTTTAGGGAAGTTCGCTGGTCTGCAACATTGATGAACTATTTACAATCGACAAACGATCCGCGCATAAGCGCGGTTGGAGAAGTGTCTGCTGGTACCGGTAAGGCGGCTAACCAAAACGAAGCGCCTGGCGTTAGTACAGCTGCCTTGCAAATTGGTATGCCGAATGGTTACGATCAGAATGGCGGCGCCACTGATATATCACACGCCCCAAATTACCCTGGCACGAGCCCGGCCGATCCTTCCGTAAGCGGAGACGCTGCGGCACCAGATGGTAAGTATTCACGTCCCCGTTTTGCGGTGTATGACGACCGTAACAGGGCGAACTATATTATTACCTATGGGGAGACCGAGTTGTTATTTGCAGAAGCAGCTACGTTGGGTTGGAATACCGGAACAGCAGCTACGCACTATGCTAATGCGCTTACTGCTGATATGCTGACGCTTGCTCAGTTGAACAAAACTGCACAGGCTGTTGTAGACCCAACTGCTATAACCACTTATGTTGCAGCGCATCCGCTGGTTCCCGCAACTGCATTGCAGCAGATCAACATGGAGTACTTTGTAGAAACATCAACTACTTTCAACTTCAACGAAACCTGGGCCAACTGGAGGAGATCGGGCTTCCCGGTACTTACTCCTGTAACTTACCCGGGTCAGTTTACTGATGGTAGTATCCCAAGAAGAATGGAATATCCTGTTAGTCTGCCGTCAACAAATGGCGCAAATTATAACGCTGCTGTTGGTAAACTTACCGGCGGCGATCTATTCACCTCCAGAGTTTGGTGGGATAAATAA
- a CDS encoding VCBS repeat-containing protein, which yields MMGAAISIFSRYVSKIILIPAFISLNSIAAYSQQPLFKLLSSKETDIKFSNDINETESLNVLSYEYFYNGGGVAVGDINNDGLPDIFFTGNMGANKLYLNLGQMKFKDITKDACPDLSGRSGSWKTGVTMADVNGDGLIDIYVCYSGKTSDDARRNQLFINQGNNKFKEEAKAYGLDDPSYSTQAVFFDYDNDGDLDMFLLNHNVKKIDNMELARYKDQTDALASNKLYRNDGGHFTDVSNKAGIVQNPLTFGLGVAIADIDKDGWPDIYVTNDYNEPDYLYINNHNGTFTEKSEQLFRHMSHFSMGVDIADFNNDGLPDVMTLDMLPEDNHRQKSLQLEENYESFALMQTQGLYKQYMRNMLQLNNGDGTFSEIGQLAGLSNTDWSWCPLIADFDNDGYKDIFISNGYLRDYTNKDFLRYWGDYKIKKAVAGEPFLLMDLVKAMPSTILPNYIFRNNHDLTFSNKQTEWGLNDGSVSNGAVYADLDNDGDLDLVINNTNQPASVYQNMSRENNHTNYLAVKLKGAAKNTDAIGAKVYVYTQKNLQYQEVNPNRGYLSCVSTTLNFGLGNNKTVDSVRVIWPDQTSELLTFVKADQLLTITYPAASKPYMPVAVAVKPIFKRSDALIDFKPEDITINDFKRQLLMLFMYSKTSPVIAKADVNNDGLEDLFISGEQGSPGTIYLQQPGAKYRIVRLTRGSNENIGSVSAAVFFDANGDGNPDLYIAKGGYSLYEPNTPDLQDELYLNNGQGGFVLSPNALPVMNADSKSCVRPCDFDGDGDIDLFVGGRVIPGQYPAAPESYLLINDGKGKFTKGKMAFDKLGMVTDAQWVDLNKDGRKDLVVCGEMMPISLFVNTPAGFQDKTTDYFGKPQSGFWFSMAFADVNGDGEPDLVAGNLGLNSQVRASEKEPAELYYADFDNNGSIDPFFSFYIQGKSYPFVSRDELNEQMYSMRKKFPSYKVYADATINDIFSPEELSKAGKLVVNTTETTLFINHDGKFTPAPLPVEAQFSPVSQIVTGDFDHDGFTDILMLGNHSDNRLKLGSFDANYGCLLKGDGKGGFKYIDQPASGLSVIGDVKSAVETSIGNAIYLLVGLTDGPLQFYKE from the coding sequence ATGATGGGTGCTGCTATTTCAATTTTTTCCAGGTACGTTTCCAAGATCATTTTAATCCCGGCATTTATAAGTTTAAACAGCATCGCTGCCTATTCCCAACAGCCCTTATTTAAGCTCCTGTCATCAAAAGAAACTGATATTAAATTCAGCAACGATATCAATGAAACGGAGTCGCTAAATGTATTGTCGTACGAATATTTTTACAATGGCGGCGGGGTTGCTGTAGGCGATATAAACAATGACGGTCTGCCCGATATATTCTTTACAGGTAACATGGGTGCAAACAAACTGTACCTGAACCTGGGGCAAATGAAGTTTAAGGATATCACCAAAGATGCCTGCCCCGATCTTTCCGGCCGGAGCGGAAGCTGGAAGACAGGCGTCACTATGGCTGATGTAAATGGCGATGGGTTGATAGACATTTACGTTTGTTATTCGGGCAAAACGAGTGATGATGCCCGCCGTAATCAGTTGTTTATTAACCAAGGGAACAATAAATTTAAAGAAGAGGCGAAAGCTTATGGGTTGGACGACCCAAGCTACAGCACCCAGGCTGTTTTTTTTGATTATGATAACGACGGGGACCTTGATATGTTCCTGTTGAATCATAATGTAAAAAAGATAGACAATATGGAACTGGCAAGGTATAAGGATCAGACCGATGCTCTTGCAAGTAATAAGTTGTACCGCAACGATGGTGGGCATTTTACCGATGTTTCCAATAAAGCTGGTATCGTTCAGAATCCGCTTACATTCGGCCTTGGAGTAGCCATAGCGGACATCGACAAAGACGGCTGGCCCGATATTTACGTTACCAACGATTATAACGAGCCGGATTATTTATACATCAATAATCACAACGGTACTTTTACCGAAAAATCGGAACAACTATTCAGGCACATGTCCCACTTTTCGATGGGTGTAGATATAGCCGACTTTAATAACGACGGGTTGCCGGATGTGATGACACTGGATATGCTACCGGAGGACAATCACCGTCAAAAATCACTTCAGTTAGAAGAAAACTACGAGTCCTTTGCCCTGATGCAAACGCAGGGACTGTATAAACAATATATGCGGAACATGCTACAGCTAAATAACGGCGATGGCACATTCAGCGAAATAGGGCAATTGGCCGGATTATCCAATACCGATTGGAGCTGGTGCCCGCTTATTGCCGATTTTGATAATGACGGCTATAAGGATATTTTTATCAGCAATGGCTATTTGAGAGATTATACCAATAAGGACTTTTTGCGTTACTGGGGCGATTATAAGATAAAAAAAGCTGTTGCCGGCGAGCCTTTCTTATTGATGGACCTGGTTAAGGCCATGCCTTCAACAATACTTCCTAACTACATTTTTAGGAATAACCATGATCTGACTTTTTCAAATAAACAGACAGAATGGGGTTTAAATGATGGTTCAGTTTCAAACGGCGCTGTTTACGCCGACCTGGATAACGATGGGGACCTGGATTTGGTGATCAATAATACCAATCAGCCCGCGTCGGTTTATCAAAACATGAGCCGCGAAAACAATCATACCAATTACCTCGCCGTAAAATTAAAGGGGGCTGCGAAAAACACCGATGCCATAGGTGCAAAGGTTTATGTATATACTCAGAAAAATCTACAGTACCAGGAAGTTAATCCCAACAGGGGATACTTGTCCTGTGTTTCAACCACATTGAACTTTGGATTAGGAAATAATAAAACGGTTGATTCTGTTCGCGTCATCTGGCCCGACCAAACTTCCGAACTCCTGACTTTTGTTAAGGCAGATCAATTATTAACAATTACTTATCCCGCCGCTTCAAAACCTTATATGCCTGTAGCTGTCGCTGTTAAGCCTATATTTAAACGTTCTGATGCCCTGATCGACTTTAAACCTGAAGATATAACCATCAACGACTTTAAACGACAGTTGCTGATGTTATTTATGTATTCAAAAACATCACCGGTAATTGCCAAAGCCGATGTAAACAACGACGGGTTAGAAGACCTTTTTATAAGTGGCGAACAGGGCAGTCCGGGCACAATATATTTGCAGCAACCGGGAGCAAAGTATAGAATTGTAAGACTTACCAGGGGCAGCAATGAAAATATTGGGTCGGTATCAGCCGCCGTCTTTTTTGACGCTAACGGGGATGGAAACCCTGATCTGTACATAGCTAAAGGTGGTTATTCGCTGTATGAGCCCAATACTCCTGATTTGCAGGACGAATTGTACCTGAATAATGGCCAGGGTGGCTTTGTATTATCACCAAACGCATTGCCGGTGATGAATGCTGACAGCAAATCGTGTGTCAGACCATGTGATTTTGATGGGGACGGTGATATTGATCTTTTCGTAGGTGGCAGGGTTATACCTGGTCAGTACCCGGCTGCACCTGAAAGTTACCTGCTTATAAATGACGGCAAAGGAAAATTTACCAAAGGAAAAATGGCGTTTGATAAATTAGGTATGGTTACCGATGCGCAATGGGTTGACCTTAATAAAGATGGCCGCAAAGACCTGGTTGTCTGCGGCGAAATGATGCCCATCTCATTATTTGTTAATACGCCTGCCGGCTTCCAGGATAAGACAACTGATTATTTTGGCAAACCGCAAAGTGGTTTTTGGTTTTCTATGGCTTTTGCGGATGTAAATGGCGACGGGGAGCCCGACCTGGTAGCTGGTAACCTGGGTTTAAACTCACAGGTGCGTGCATCTGAAAAGGAACCTGCCGAGCTTTATTATGCCGATTTTGACAACAATGGTTCCATCGACCCATTCTTTAGCTTCTATATACAAGGTAAAAGTTATCCGTTTGTAAGCCGCGACGAGTTGAACGAACAAATGTATTCTATGCGCAAAAAATTCCCTTCATATAAGGTGTATGCCGACGCTACGATCAATGATATTTTCAGCCCTGAGGAGCTTTCGAAAGCCGGGAAATTAGTTGTGAATACAACCGAAACAACACTCTTCATTAATCATGACGGAAAATTTACTCCTGCCCCGTTGCCTGTGGAGGCCCAATTTTCGCCGGTTAGCCAGATAGTTACAGGGGATTTTGATCACGATGGCTTTACGGATATACTGATGTTGGGTAATCATTCTGATAACCGCCTTAAATTGGGAAGTTTCGATGCCAATTATGGTTGCCTGTTAAAAGGAGACGGAAAGGGAGGGTTTAAATACATTGATCAGCCTGCGTCCGGACTATCGGTTATTGGAGATGTAAAATCAGCGGTTGAAACCAGTATCGGTAATGCTATTTATTTACTGGTAGGGCTCACCGATGGGCCGTTACAATTTTATAAAGAATGA
- a CDS encoding vanadium-dependent haloperoxidase: MKTCFKLVLITVWASLAMPCFAQDDQNAYPDYLRPDHAINSNTMVMIHDVTSPPVAARYYAYCMQGAYNIVSANNKHIPPLQSFITSYHPDNTLDTISYKYDYRVAAYYSILEIGRQLLPSGYMLKDDQDSFVEFLQRLGIKQDIIDNSIKVAKLATVSIVNFSKTDHYNKLSTLKRYTPLKGDAYWYPTPPGYFEAVEPNWKTIKPMLIDSANQFRPAALTPFSKDTASVFFKHAKDVYDISKHLTTEQINIALFWDCNPFAITTSGHMMIGFKKISPGGHWMNVTGLTCRQAKLSFDQTVESLTIEGSTIMDAFISSWDEKYRSNRIRPETYINRYMDVKWRPILQTPPFPEYTSAHSVISNASAEVLTYLLGDNFSYTDVTEIPFGSGQRSFKSFRDAAAEASVSRYYGGIHYLESVNSGVTEGQMVGNYVVSKIKQAGITPQNEKK; this comes from the coding sequence ATGAAAACTTGTTTTAAATTAGTTTTGATAACAGTTTGGGCCTCACTGGCTATGCCTTGTTTCGCCCAGGACGATCAGAACGCTTATCCTGATTATCTGCGGCCCGATCATGCCATCAACTCCAATACGATGGTGATGATACATGATGTAACAAGCCCGCCCGTTGCTGCGCGTTATTATGCCTATTGTATGCAGGGGGCCTACAATATCGTAAGTGCCAATAATAAACATATTCCTCCTTTACAAAGTTTTATCACAAGCTATCATCCCGATAATACGCTAGACACGATAAGTTACAAATATGATTATCGCGTAGCTGCATATTACAGCATATTGGAAATTGGCAGGCAATTGCTGCCTTCAGGCTATATGTTAAAGGATGACCAGGATAGTTTTGTCGAGTTTCTTCAAAGATTGGGGATAAAACAAGATATTATTGACAATTCGATAAAGGTTGCAAAGCTGGCGACGGTATCTATCGTCAATTTTTCGAAAACAGATCATTACAATAAACTGAGCACGCTTAAAAGGTATACACCGCTAAAAGGGGATGCCTATTGGTATCCGACTCCTCCGGGATATTTTGAAGCTGTTGAACCTAACTGGAAAACCATTAAACCGATGCTGATCGATTCGGCAAACCAGTTCCGGCCGGCAGCGCTTACACCTTTTAGTAAAGATACCGCTTCAGTTTTTTTTAAGCATGCCAAAGATGTTTATGATATATCAAAGCACTTAACAACCGAACAAATTAATATAGCCCTGTTTTGGGATTGTAATCCGTTTGCAATAACCACATCGGGCCATATGATGATCGGTTTTAAAAAGATAAGCCCCGGCGGGCACTGGATGAATGTAACAGGGCTAACCTGCCGCCAGGCGAAACTCAGTTTCGATCAGACCGTTGAGTCTCTAACCATTGAAGGCAGTACGATCATGGATGCCTTCATCAGCAGTTGGGATGAAAAATATCGCAGCAACCGCATCAGGCCTGAGACTTATATCAACCGGTATATGGATGTCAAATGGCGCCCGATTTTACAAACGCCGCCATTCCCTGAATATACCAGTGCACATTCTGTTATTTCCAATGCCTCGGCGGAAGTGTTAACTTATTTATTGGGGGATAATTTTTCGTACACTGATGTTACCGAAATACCTTTTGGAAGCGGACAGCGCTCGTTTAAGTCTTTCCGCGATGCAGCTGCCGAAGCTTCGGTCTCTCGTTATTACGGTGGTATACATTATTTAGAAAGTGTGAACAGCGGTGTGACCGAGGGGCAAATGGTTGGAAATTATGTGGTTTCCAAAATAAAACAAGCTGGCATTACGCCGCAAAATGAAAAAAAATAA